The region CGGTGCGGTCACGGTGACGATGCCCTGCGCGATCGCGGTGCCGTGCGGGGTGCGCAGCGCGCCGACGAGCGACCCGGCCGTTTCCGGCTCGGCGGGCGCGGGCGCCCCGGCCAGGCCCGGCGCCCCCACAGCCCCGACGGCGGCCGTGGCCACCGCGCCCCTGTGGGCGCCGACGTCCCCGTAGAGGCCCTGCTCGTCGACGAGCTCGCCGCCCTCGGCCGCGAGCGCGGCCCGACGGGCTCGTGCGAGGCGCCCGGGACGACCCGCTTGCCGGTGAACGCCGAGGCGACCGCGGCGACCAGGCAGGCGATCACGGCGAACCAGAACGCCGCGGTCAGGCCGTCGGAGAACGGGCCGGAGATCAGGTTCGGGAAGAAGCTGCGCCCGGTGAGGAACGCGGCCTGGTCCGGCGGGATGACCTTCAGGACGTCGCCGAGCAGCTCCTGGACCGGGTTGTAGCCCAGGAACGCCGCGAACAGCACGCCGACGGGCGGTAGGGCCGCGATCCGGCTCGCGTCCGCCGCGGGCACGCCGTGCTGCAGCAGCCCGCTCTCCATCACCGACGGCAGGTGGCTCGACAGGCCGGCGATCATGAGGCTGAAGAAGAAGCCGATCGACAGCACCATGGCGGAGTTCTGGAACGTCGCGGTCATGCCGGCACCCGCGCCGCGGGAGTCGGCCGGCAACGCGTTCATGATCTCGGCCCGGTTGGGCGAGGAGAACAGGCCCATGCCGAGGCCGTTGAGCAGCAGGACCAGCGCGAAGACCCAGTAGTCGAAGTCCACCGGCAGCAGCTCGAGGAGCAGGAAGCTGACGGCGCTGATCACCATGCCGCCGGTGGTGAACAGCTTCGCGCCGTACTTGTCGGACAGCCAGCCCGAGATCGGCGCGGCGATCAGGAAGCCGATCGTCAGCGGGAGCATGTAGACACCCGCCCAGAGGGGCGTCTGCTCGAAGCTGTAGCCGTGCTGGGGCAGCCAGATGCCCTGCAGCCAGATGATGAGCACGAACTGGAGGCCACCGCGGCCGAGCGAGGCGAGCAGGTTGGCCAGGTTGCCCAGGGTGAAGGGCCGGTTCCGGAACAGCGAGAGCTCGAAGAGCGGCTTCGCGACCTTGGTCTCGATGACGCCGAACCCGATCAGCACGACGACGCCGCCGATGATGCAACCGAGCACCATCGGGCTCGTCCAGCCCATGGTGTGGCCGCCGTAGGGCTGGATGCCGTAGGTGATGCCCACCAGCACGGCGATGAGCCCCACCGCGAAGGTGATGTTGCCCCACCAGTCCATCTTGGCGGGCTGGCGGTTGCCGTTGTCCTTGAGCTTCAGGTACGCCCAGATCGTGCCGAAGACGCCGAACGGCACGGACACGAAGAAGACGAGGTGCCAGTTCACCGGGCCGAGCAGGCCGCCGATGACCAGGCCGAGGAACGAGCCGGCGATCGCCGCGACCCCGTTGATGCCCAGCGCCGTCCCGCGCTGGCGGACGGGGAACGCGTCGGTGAGGATCGCGCTGGAGTTCGCCATCAGGAACGCGCCGCCGACGCCCTGCACGATGCGCCAGCCGATGAGCCACATCGCGGCCGCGTCGCCCTGTTGCCAGGTGATCCCGAGGAACACCGAGGCGATCGCGAAGATCGCGAAGCCCATGTTGTACATCCGGACCCGGCCGAACATGTCGCCGAGCCGCCCGAAGCCGACCACCAGCACCGCGGTGACGACCAGGAAGCCCATGATCATCCATAGCAGGTAGCCGGTGTTGGACGGCTGGAGCGGGTTGATCCCGATGCCGCGGAAGATGTCCGGCAGCGCGATGAGCACGATCGACGAGTTGATGGTCGCCATGAGCATGCCCAACGTGGTGTTGGACAGCGCGATCCACTTGTAGCGGGGGTCAGGCTCGTCCTGGCCGCCACCGGCCCGGTCGAGCACTGCCGACTGTTCGGCTGGCACGAGGCCTCCCACCCGAAACTCGATGATTAGTTGTCTCAGGCTAACTGTTGCATCGTGCCACGGTCGAGCCCGCAGTTCCCGGAGAGGCCGTGGGATGCCCCACAGTGGAATCGGTCCAGAGTCCCGTGGTCAAGCGTTTCCGTAGACCCGGACCGGCTCGACCAGAACCGCCACCCGCCCCTCCTCCCGCATCACCCGGTCGTAGGTGTCCCAGTCGTCGTGCGTGCCACCGGCGGCCTCGAAGACCGCGCGGAGCAACAGTCGCAGCGTCTCCGCATCGACGTCCCCGGGCCCGATCAGCTCGCTCGTCCCGTCCACGGCGGCCCAGCGCCAGCCCGCCCGCCAGAGCACCGAGGTCGCCGGCCGGGCACGCAGGTTGCGGAGCTTCACCTGTCCGTAGGTGACGTACCCGACCACCGGCTCCCCCCTCGTCGGATGGTCGAGGACCCCGGCGTTGACCAGCGACGAGTGCGGGGTCCCGTCCGCGCGGACGACGGCCACGCTCGCCAGGCCGCTGTCCTTGCGGACGATGTGCCGGACGGCTTCCAGATCTTGTGCGCTCACGCCCCGAGTGTGGCACGCGCCACCCTTGGGGACCGTGGCCTACGCTCGCCGGTCATGAGCGACGCCCACGTGGACAGCACCGCCCGAACCGACCGTGTGCGGGTGGCGGTCGTCTTCGGTGGCCGCAGTTCCGAGCACGCGATCTCCTGCGTCTCGGCGGGAAGCGTCCTTGCGCACCTGGACCGCGAGAGGTTCGACGTCGTGCCGGTCGGCATCGCGCGGGACGGTTCCTGGGTGCTGGGCACGGACGATCCGTCGGTGCTGCGGATCTCCGGACGCACGCTGCCCGAGGTCGACGGCTCGGCCGCCGCCCTCGTCCTGCCGGGGGACCCGACCCGCGGCGGCCTCGTCCGGCTGGACCCCGAGCACGCGGGCGAGGTGCTCGCGGGGGTCGACGTCGTGTTCCCCGTGCTGCACGGCCCCTTCGGCGAGGACGGCACGGTGCAGGGCCTGCTGGAGATGGCCGGCCTGCCCTACGTGGGCGCCGGGGTGCTCGCCAGCGCGGCGGGCATGGACAAGGAGTTCACCAAGAAGCTGCTGGCCGCGGCCGGGATCCCGGCGGGCCGGCTCGTCGTGCTGCGGCGCGGGACCGCGACCCTGACCGAGGCCGAGCGTGCGGACCTCGGCCTGCCGGTGTTCGTGAAGCCCGCGCGGGCGGGCTCGTCGGTCGGGATCACGAAGGTGTCGGACTGGGCGGACCTCGACGCCGCGATCGCCACCGCCCGCGAGCACGACCCGAAGGTGCTGGTCGAGGCGGCCGTCGTCGGCCGCGAGATCGAGTGCGGGGTGCTCGAGCTGCCGGACGGCACGCTCCGCGCCAGCCTGCCGGCCGAGATCCGGCTGGTCGCCAGCACGGCGGACTTCTACGACTTCGAGGCCAAGTACCTCGACGACGCCTGCGAGTTCGACATCCCCGCCAAGCTCGACGAGGACCTCGCCGAGAACCTCCGCGCGATGGCGATCGACGCCTTCCGGGCGCTGGACGGGCAGGGCCTGGCCCGGGTCGACTTCTTCGTCGGTGAGGACGGCGACCTGACCGTCAACGAGGTCAACACGATGCCCGGTTTCACCCCGATCTCGATGTATCCGCGGATGTGGGCGGAGACCGGCGTCGACTACCCCACGCTGCTCACGACGCTCGTCGAGACGGCGCTCGCGCGGGGGACCGGGCTGCGCTGAGCCCTGCCCGCCGCGCTGAACCGGCTCTCAGCGCACGACGACCGGGCCCTTCGGCAGCGTCGAGACCACGGCGTCCGAGACCGCCTGCAACGGGCCGCTGCCCGCCGTCGTCGGGACGGTGAGGGCGACGTAGACGGGCCGGTCCACCGCGACGTAGGTGGTCAGGACCGGGTCCGGGGCGTTGTCCGTCAGCGCCAGCCAGCTCACGCCGTTGACGTCGGTGAGCGGGGACGTCGGCACGAGCCCGCCGGCCGCGGCAACCCGCAGCGCAGCACGACGGGCCGGGGTGACGCCGCCCAGGCCGCGACGCCGGCCTCCGACGGCGCGGCGATCGGCCTGGCCGGGAGCGGGTCCGGATCGGCGGGCAGCTCCTTCGGCAACGCCGCGAGCAGCGAGACGCAGCCGGCCGAGCCCCCGTCCGTGGCCCCGACCGGGGGGACCGCGAGCGGCCCGGTCTCCGCGGGCACGGGTGCCGGCGCGGCCTCGGTGCCGCGACCCCGGAACGTCAGCCCGAGGACCGCGACGACGACGGCGAGCAGCACGGGTAGCGCGATCGCGACGACCACCGCCGGTCGCCGCAGGTCGGGGCCGTGCCCGGTGTCCACCTTCACCTACACCAGTTTGACGACCGGGCAGGTCAGCGTCCGGGTGATCCCCAGCACGCCCTGGACGCGGGCGACGACCAGCTGCCCCAGCTCGTCGACCGTGTCGGCCTCGGCGCGGACGATGACGTCGTAGGGTCCGGTGACGTCCTCGGCGGAGATCACGCCGGGGATGCCGGAGATCTCTCCGGCGACCGCGGCCGACTTTCCGACCTCGGTCTGGACCAGGATGTAGGCCTGCACCACGGCGTGCCCCTCTCGATTCTCGTGGTCCGCCGGAGTGCTCCGGCGGAGAGTCGGAAGGGAACGTACCTGAGGAGGAGCGTTTGTCCCCATCGTCGAGCACCCCTCGTGACGCAACCGAGGCGATCGACACACCGGGCGAGCGCCTGTCGGAGCTCGGCGAGTTCGGCCTGATCAGCCGGGTGACGCGCGACCGGCCCCAGCCGCCGGCGACGCTGCTGGGGCCCGGGGACGACGCCGCGGTCGTCGCGTCGCCGGACGGGAGGGTCGTCGCGTGCACGGACGTCCTGGTCGACTGCGTGCACTTCCGCCTGGACTGGTCCACCCCGGAACAGGTGGGGCGCAAGGCCGCGGCGGCGAACCTCGCGGACGTCGCGGCGATGGGCGCGGTGCCCACGGGCCTGCTGGTCGGCCTGGCCTGCCCGGCCGACACCCCCGTCGAGACGCTCGAGGACCTGGCCGCGGGACTCTGGGCCGAGGCGGGCGTCGTGGGCGTCGGCGTCGTCGGCGGGGACGTGGCCTCCTCGGCGACGCTCGTGGTCTCCGTGACCGCGCTCGGTTCGCTGGAGGGCCGGGCGCCGGTCCTGCGCACCGGCGCCCGGCCGGGGGACGTCGTGGCGGTGGCCGGGCGCCTCGGCTGGGCCGGTGCCGGGCTCGCCGTCCTGACCAGGGGTTTCCGCTCGCCCGGTACGGTGGTGAACGCCCACCGGGTGCCCGAGCCGCCCTACGCGGCCGGACCCGCTGCCGCGAAGGCCGGTGCCACGTCCATGATCGACGTGTCGGACGGGCTGCTGGCGGACCTCGGGCACATCGCGCGGGTGTCCGGCGTGCTCGTCGATCTCCGGTCCGAGGCGCTGGAGGTCCCGGCCCGGCTGGTCGACGTCGGGTCCGCGCTGGGCGTCGACCCGCTGCACTGGCTGCTCACCGGGGGCGAGGACCACGCGCTCGTCGCGACGTTCCCGCCGGGCACGGCCCTGCCCGAGGGCTGGCGAGAGATCGGCGTGGCCGCCGCGGGCGAGCCGGTCGTGCTCGTGGACGGCCGGACCTACGAGGGCGACCAGGGCTGGGACCACTTCGCCGGCCGCTGACGGATGTCCGCGTCGACCTCACCGCAACACCGTGCGGGCAGGCGCTCACAGGCCCGGGGCGGGACGGGTGACCGCCGAGACCCACGAGCGGATGCGACGCCTCGCCGCCGCGGTCAGCTCCTCCTGAACAGCCTCCGCCAGCCCTTGCGCTCCTTCACCGGGTAGGACCGCTGCGGCTCGGGATAGGCCGGCGGCTCCGCGGCGACGGGCGGGGGCGCGAGGGGCGCGAACGCCGCCGGGAGGGTCGCGGGCGCGAGGGCCGGCAGGGTGGCGGGATGATCCGGCGTCCCGGCCCGGACCGGTGCGCCGACGATCACGGTGTCGGCGGAGGGGTCCGGCTCGGGAGCGACCCCGACGGCGGCGGTGCCCTTCGCCTCGATCGGGCCGGCGCCGTGCGGCTCGGCCGGGCCCGCGGTGTCCTTCGCCTCGGCGGCGTCGGCCCGGGTCGGGGCGGCTTCGCCGGCGTCGGCCGTGACCGAAGTCTCCTCCGAGCCGCCGGTGGCCTCCGCGGCCCTGGCGTCGGCTCCCGCGCCGCGCCGGGGGAGCGGCGACGGCCGTGGCCGGAAGAACCCGGTCCGCAGCGCGGCGCCCGGGGCGTTCGGGGTCGGGTCGCCCGGGTTCGTGGTGGTCTCCGGGGAGTCGGCGGATCCGGTCGTGCTCACGGCCCGCTATCGCCCGGCCCCGGAAGCCCGTTACGCCGCGCTGGTGGAGGGCGGCGGTGGCACGCGCGCCGAGCCCCCACGCGCGGGGTTGCGCCGCACGCGCGCGGTAGGCGGCGAGCGTGCCGCCGAACCGCGCGCGTGGCCTCGGGGAGCGGAGCCGTCAGGGCAGCATCCAGCCCAGGACCGGGGTGGACTGCAGATAGATCAGCACCGCGAGGACCAGCAGCATCCCCAGGCTCCAGCCGATGATCTTGCGCAGCAGGAGACCCTCCTGGCCCTCGAGCTTCACCGCGACGGCCGCGATCGTGAGGTTCTGCGGCGAGAGCATCTTGCCGAGCACCCCGCCGGACGAGTTCGCCCCCGCGAGCAGTTCGGGGGCAGCCCCGCCTGGTTCGCCGCGGTCACCTGCAACGCCCCGAACAGCGCGTTCGCGGACGTGTCCGAACCGGTGACGGCGACGCCGAACCAGCCGAGCAGCGGGGACAGGAACGCGAGCGCCCCACCGGCGCCGGCGATCAGCAGCCCGATCGCGGCGGTCTGCGCCGACGCGTTCATGACGTAGGCGAGCGCGAGCACCGCGGTGACGGTGAGGATCGCCCACCTGAGGTCGGAGACGGTCCGGGCCCAGGTGGCGAGGGCCTTCCCGGCCCCGACCCCGAGCACCGCCGCGACGATCACGCCCGAGAGCAGCATCAGGGTCCCGGCGGTGGAGAGCCAGGTCAGCGAGTACATCGTGGTGCTGTGCGGCTTCCCGTTCGTGCCGACGACGTCCAGGCCGGGCCAGCGGAACGCGAGCTTCAGCGAGTCGACGGCGGGCTTGATCCCGGGCAGCTGCGCGAGCGCGAAGACGGCGATGATGATCACGTACGGCGCGTACGCGCGGCGGACCTCGGTAGGGGTGTCCGGGAGGGTCGTGGTCGACCCGCCCACGGCGGGCTCCGTCGTCCCGGCCTCGGCCGTCGCGTGTCCGGTCGTCGGCCCGGTGGTCGCGGGCC is a window of Pseudonocardia sp. T1-2H DNA encoding:
- a CDS encoding MFS transporter — translated: MPAEQSAVLDRAGGGQDEPDPRYKWIALSNTTLGMLMATINSSIVLIALPDIFRGIGINPLQPSNTGYLLWMIMGFLVVTAVLVVGFGRLGDMFGRVRMYNMGFAIFAIASVFLGITWQQGDAAAMWLIGWRIVQGVGGAFLMANSSAILTDAFPVRQRGTALGINGVAAIAGSFLGLVIGGLLGPVNWHLVFFVSVPFGVFGTIWAYLKLKDNGNRQPAKMDWWGNITFAVGLIAVLVGITYGIQPYGGHTMGWTSPMVLGCIIGGVVVLIGFGVIETKVAKPLFELSLFRNRPFTLGNLANLLASLGRGGLQFVLIIWLQGIWLPQHGYSFEQTPLWAGVYMLPLTIGFLIAAPISGWLSDKYGAKLFTTGGMVISAVSFLLLELLPVDFDYWVFALVLLLNGLGMGLFSSPNRAEIMNALPADSRGAGAGMTATFQNSAMVLSIGFFFSLMIAGLSSHLPSVMESGLLQHGVPAADASRIAALPPVGVLFAAFLGYNPVQELLGDVLKVIPPDQAAFLTGRSFFPNLISGPFSDGLTAAFWFAVIACLVAAVASAFTGKRVVPGASHEPVGPRSRPRAASSSTSRASTGTSAPTGARWPRPPSGLWGRRAWPGRPRPPSRKRPGRSSARCAPRTAPRSRRASSP
- a CDS encoding TIGR03618 family F420-dependent PPOX class oxidoreductase — translated: MSAQDLEAVRHIVRKDSGLASVAVVRADGTPHSSLVNAGVLDHPTRGEPVVGYVTYGQVKLRNLRARPATSVLWRAGWRWAAVDGTSELIGPGDVDAETLRLLLRAVFEAAGGTHDDWDTYDRVMREEGRVAVLVEPVRVYGNA
- a CDS encoding D-alanine--D-alanine ligase family protein, producing MSDAHVDSTARTDRVRVAVVFGGRSSEHAISCVSAGSVLAHLDRERFDVVPVGIARDGSWVLGTDDPSVLRISGRTLPEVDGSAAALVLPGDPTRGGLVRLDPEHAGEVLAGVDVVFPVLHGPFGEDGTVQGLLEMAGLPYVGAGVLASAAGMDKEFTKKLLAAAGIPAGRLVVLRRGTATLTEAERADLGLPVFVKPARAGSSVGITKVSDWADLDAAIATAREHDPKVLVEAAVVGREIECGVLELPDGTLRASLPAEIRLVASTADFYDFEAKYLDDACEFDIPAKLDEDLAENLRAMAIDAFRALDGQGLARVDFFVGEDGDLTVNEVNTMPGFTPISMYPRMWAETGVDYPTLLTTLVETALARGTGLR
- a CDS encoding DUF3515 family protein produces the protein MSWLALTDNAPDPVLTTYVAVDRPVYVALTVPTTAGSGPLQAVSDAVVSTLPKGPVVVR
- a CDS encoding DUF3515 family protein produces the protein MKVDTGHGPDLRRPAVVVAIALPVLLAVVVAVLGLTFRGRGTEAAPAPVPAETGPLAVPPVGATDGGSAGCVSLLAALPKELPADPDPLPARPIAAPSEAGVAAWAASPRPVVLRCGLPRPAGSCRRPRSPTSTA
- a CDS encoding Lrp/AsnC ligand binding domain-containing protein, whose amino-acid sequence is MVQAYILVQTEVGKSAAVAGEISGIPGVISAEDVTGPYDVIVRAEADTVDELGQLVVARVQGVLGITRTLTCPVVKLV
- a CDS encoding thiamine-phosphate kinase, with the translated sequence MDTPGERLSELGEFGLISRVTRDRPQPPATLLGPGDDAAVVASPDGRVVACTDVLVDCVHFRLDWSTPEQVGRKAAAANLADVAAMGAVPTGLLVGLACPADTPVETLEDLAAGLWAEAGVVGVGVVGGDVASSATLVVSVTALGSLEGRAPVLRTGARPGDVVAVAGRLGWAGAGLAVLTRGFRSPGTVVNAHRVPEPPYAAGPAAAKAGATSMIDVSDGLLADLGHIARVSGVLVDLRSEALEVPARLVDVGSALGVDPLHWLLTGGEDHALVATFPPGTALPEGWREIGVAAAGEPVVLVDGRTYEGDQGWDHFAGR